CGCCCGAGACATCGGTCAACAGCAACAGGCGGTCGGCTTTCAAAGCTCCCGCGATGGCGCCAGCGGCGGTGTCTCCGTTGACGTTAAACGTCTCGCCATCACGGCCTGCGCCCAGTGGAGCGATCACCGGGATTGTGCCGTTCGCGGCCATATCCTGAAGGACGGTCGGGTTCATATAGGAGGGCGTGCCGACGAAGCCCAAATCCGGATTGGTCTGATCACAGATCATCAGGTTCGCGTCTTTGCCAGACAGGCCCACAGCCTTGCCGCCCGCCATATTGATCGCCTGCACAATCCGTTTGTTAACAGTGCCAGAGAGCACCATCTCGACGACTTCGACGGTGGCTTTGTCTGTGACACGTTTGCCGTTCACGAACTCCGATTTTATCTCGAGCTTATCCAGCATCGCGTTGATCATCGGTCCGCCGCCATGCACGACGACCGGCTGAATGCCGACCATCTGCATCAGAACCACATCGCGCGCGAATTCCTCCATCGCCTCGTCAGAGCCCATGGCGTGACCGCCGAGCTTAATGACGACGGTTGCACCCGTATAGCGCTGCATATAGGGCAGGGCGGATGACAGGGTGCGGGCGGTGGCGATCCAATCGCGGTTCATGTTTTGCGTTCTCATGCGTAGGTCCTCTGACGGACGGGTTTAGCGGGTTCGGGGCTGGGGGCCAAGCTTTAGATCAGGTTCGCGATCAAGGCGCGTAGGGTCGGGATGCCGTCGCCTTTTTCCGAGCTGGTCAAAACGATTTCAGGAAAGGCCGCTGGGTGCTTAGACAGTTTGCTGCGCACCTGATCCATAATCTTGGCGCGGTCCTTTTCCTTGACCTTATCGGCCTTGGTCATGACGACCTGAAACGTCACAGCGGCGCTGTCGAGCAGGGACATGATTTCCTCGTCCACGTCTTTCACGCCATGACGGCTGTCAATCAGCACAAAGGCGCGGCGCAGGCCAACGCGGCCTTGCAGATATTGCTTGAGCAGGCGCTGCCATTTTTCCACCACCGCCAGCGGCGCATTGGCAAAGCCATAGCCCGGCAGGTCGACCAGATAGTGGCTCTCGGTCAGGGTAAAGAAGTTGATTTCCTGCGTGCGGCCCGGCGTATTGGAGGCACGTGCGAGACCCTTGCGCCCTGTCAACGCATTGATCAGGCTGGATTTGCCGACGTTCGAGCGGCCCGCGAAACAGACCTCAATCCGGTCATCCGCCGGCAGGCCATTCATGGCCACAACGCCCTTCAGGAAGTCCGCATTGCTGCCAACGAAAAGCTTGCGGCCCTTTTCGCGGCTGATCTCATCAGGCTCTTCGACAATAGGGAAAGGCAGTTGCATCAGATCAGCCCCAACTTGTCGCCAACACGGACGAGGCCGCCTTGGGTGACGGCTATTTTGACGGAGAAGTCTTTGTGCCCGAATGTCTGCAAGGCACCCAGAGTATCCGCATCGCGCTCGCCTGTGTCAGGGTTTGATGTGGTCGCCATGCACCGTTCGGTGCGTTCGCGGACGCTCACCACAGCATCACCCAAGCGCAGGTCGCGGCCGACCCAGTCGAGCTCTTCCCACGCGGGCAGACCGTCAAACCAAATATTGCCGCGCCAACGATGGATCGACAGATCCTTGCCTAACTGCGCTTCTACAGCTTTGTGAGACGCATGGTTGCAGAGTGTCAGCGACGGCCAGCTGCTGTCGGTGAACCCTTGCTCCGACGCTTCGATCAGTTTCACAGGCTTGGCACGCCCCTCTGGCATCAGCGGCATGACCCACTCCAGAAACGTGGCCTGATCCGCGTTTGGATCAAACAGCAGATCGTCCAGATCAGGGTGGCTGAGGCGCAGTTGATGTGCTTCGGTCTTGCAGGTGATTGCCATCAATTTCGGAGACCCAGCCGCACGCGTGAAATTGGTGCAGCGCACCCAATTGGTGCCATCGAGTTTCGCGGCCTCATGGGCGACGGCCCAAAGACGATCCCCGGGCATGCTCTGCCCGGGGACCAATGTGACTTCACTTACTTCTTCCCGCCCATGCGCCTTAATGGGGTGGCGCCAGAGCGACGTGACGGTCAGTGTCATTTCTCTTCCTTCGGCTTGCGCTTGAAGCCCGATTTGATGTTGCCAAAGACATCAGGCTTATAGCCGTGGATCCGCATGATCGAATATTGCTGAATGAAGGTGATCAGGTTGTTCGCGATCCAGTAAACCACCAGACCCGAGGCAAAGCTGCCCAGCATGAACATGAAGACCCAAGGCATCCAGGCAAAGATCATCTGCTGGGTCGGATCAGTTGGGGCCGGGTTCAGCTTTTGTTGCAGCCACATGGAGACACCCAGGATGATGGGCAGAACACCAAGGCTGAAGATAAAGAAGAAGCTATCCGGGCTTGGCGTTGCATAGTTGAGCAAACCAAACAGGTTCAGGATCGAGCTTGGATCCGGTGCCGAGAGGTCGGTGATCCAACCCACCCAAGGCGCGTGGCGCAGTTCGAGCGTCACGAAGATCACCTTATAGAGCGAGAAGAAGATCGGGATCTGCAGAAGGATCGGCAGACAGCCCGCAGCCGGGTTTACCTTTTCCTTCTTGTAGAGCTCCATCATGGATTGCTGCATTTTTTGACGGTCGTCGCCGGCCGCTTCTTTCAGCTTCTCCATCTGCGGCTGCAGTTCTTTCATCTTGGCCATGGACGCATAAGACCGATAGGCCAGCGGGAAGAGCACGATCTTGATGATCACGGTCAGACCAATGATCGCCCAGCCCATATTGCCGATCAGCTCGTTCAGGTAATGCAGCAGGGCAAAGATCGGCTTCGTCAGGAAGAAGAACCAACCCCAGTCGATGGAATCAAGGAACCCGGTGATGCCGCCCTCACGCTCGTAGGCGCGGATGGTGGCCCATTCTTTGGCACCGGCGAATAGCTGGCTGTCGACAGTGATGGTTTGGCCCGCGGCAATGGTTTGCGTCGGCATAACGGCCTCGGCTTGATAGATGCCGCGACGGTCGTCGTATTTGCCAACGGCTTTGAAGCCAGAGTTCTGCGACGGGATCAGCGTCGCCATCCAGTAGTGGTCGGTAAAGCCGATCCAGCCGTTTTCCGCGACGGAAATGGACTCTGCCTTGGCACCTTCGGTCTGGTTGAACTCGAAGTCGACCATATTGTCATAGCTGGTCTCGGTGAGTTCGCTGTCGGTCATCGAGATCAGACCTTCGTGCAAGATGAAGAAGTTCTTCAGATCCACGGGTTCGCCATGACGGGCGAGGATGCCGTAAGGCGCCAAAGACACGGTGCCCGCGCCTGTGTTCTCAACCGTCTGTTTGACCGAGAACATGTAGTTCGCGTCAACCGAGACTTCGCGGCGGAAGGTCAGGCCCGCGCCATTGTCCCACGCCAGAATGATAGGCGAGGTTTCGGTCAGCGCGTCGCCCGTTTCCAGCGACCAGATGGTGTTTGCGCCAGGCACTTCATCAAGGCTCAGACCTGCGCCTGGGGCCCAGCCATAAAGCGCGTAATAACCGCCTGGCTCTGTACGAGGTTTAAACAGGTGAACGATGTCCGCGTCGGGCGCCTGAGTTTCGCGATAGTCTTTGAGGGACAGATCGTTGATGCGACCACCCTGCAAAGAGATGGAACCTTTCAGGCGCGCGGTCTCAATGGCGACAGTTTCAACTTGTACCGCTGGCGCCTCAGCCTGTGTGGTTTCGCCGGTCGATGTGGTGGACACAGGCGCGGCTGCTGTTGGCGTTGCAGTTTGCGTCGCCGTGGTGGCGTTGGGATCTTCGGTGACCGGAGGCTCTGCCGGTGGGAAGAAATACATCCAAACCAAAAGAACGGCGAGGCTGAGGCCTGTTGCCAGAATTAGATTCTTATTGTTGTCGTCCATGACGCGGGGCCACCTGTTTTCCTGGACGTCCCGGCGATTGCCGCGCGCGCCCGTCTTTAACCTTTGGATGCACCTATGCTTTGCCCGGCACAGGGACAAGGGTGCAATAGCTCAGGGTGGTTCAACAGAGGTCAGCGCCAAAGGTCAAGCGGATTCCCCCTGTGGCGGCTTGGCAGGCGGGGGAACGGGCGGATTTACCCAGTTTTTCGGTCCAGAGAGGGGAGTGACGACAGTTTCTTCGCATGCGCGCGCATCCAGGGAATCGTGTCTTTCAGTGGCATTGGACGCGCAATTCCATAGCCCTGTACATGCCCACAGCCCAATTGCGCGAGCATCGTGTGTTCGCCAGCGGTTTCCACGCCTTCGGCCAAAGTCTCAATCCCCAACTGTTCTGCCATGGTCACAATCGCGGCGATAAGTTTCTGTTGGTCCTGATTGCGATCGACCTCTTTGACAAAAGAGCGGTCGATTTTGAGCCGATTGGCGGAAAACCTTTGGACAGAACTGATAGAGGCATGGCCCGTCCCAAAATCATCCAGATCAATCAGGCAGCCCATTTTTGACAAATCGCGCAGGTTTCGCGCGACCACCCCATCGGGAGTTCCGGCGATCACGGATTCCAGAACTTCGATCCCGATCCGTCGCGCCGGGATCTCATGCCGCTCCAATTCCCACCCAATGCGTTCAGCAAGCATCGGATTGTGCAATTCATCGCCCGAAAAGTTGATGCCCACGCGTGCGACGTGATGCCCCTTCAAGTCCCAATCATGTAGGGCCGAAATGCTTTGGCGCAGCATTTCTTCAGACAATTGTTCCAACTGACCAAATTCGGCCAAAGTGTCCAGAAAGTCGCCGGGCGGCATGATGCCGTGTTGGGGGTGGTTCCATCGCGCCAAGGCTTCAAATCCCGTGATTGCACCAGTTTCAGTTGAAACTTGCGGCTGAAACCAGGCGATGACTTCGTTATTTGCCAGAGCATCCCGCGCCTCTTCACAGATTTTTTTGCGCGATTGGTGCTTTAGCAGAAGCGCGGGAGAAAAGGCGCGAATAGAGGAATTGCTGGCGCGTAAGGCCGCAGACAGGGCGATGGCAGCGCCCTCTTCAAGCGCGGACAGAGCATGGTCCTGCATCTGCCCGCTGATGCAAAACCCGACAGAGACTGTCACACGTGTGCTGTTTCCGTCGATCAAAACCGGACTTTCAAGCGCCGACTTGATGCGATTTGCCATATGAATGCAGATTTCCAGGTCCAGATGTTTGACAGGATGGAGCATGCACTTAAACGACCCCTCTGCGATGCGCGTGATCAGATCGCCATCTCGCAATACATGGGTCAGGCGGTCTGCAAGGCTGCGCTGGAGTTGGAAGCCGGCTGTGTCACCATGCCGACTCAAGAAATCCGGGAGGCGGTCGACTTGGACAATGAAACAGGCAGTCTTTTGGTGGTGCAGTGACAGTTTTTCAGGCCAATCATCTGTCAAAGCCTCAAGTTGAGCCGGAGTCGGCAGGCCCGTCAGACCATCCCCATTGGCTGCAATCACGGAAACAGACTGAGCCTGGCGAAATGCCAAAAATGCAAAAGGCAGCAGCAGGCCCGACATGAAAAAGCCCAAGGTGCCACCCAATTGATAGGCGATCGCACTAAGGGGAACGATGCAAAACACCAAAAGGCGCGCGTCAATTTTAGCTACCAAGGATTGCACCGAGGAGATCAGATCGTTCAGTTTCAGAATTTGCCCCATGCGCAGACCATCCAAACCTAATCAGAGTTGGATGGTCAGATTATGTGCGGAGGGTGAGTCGAAGCTTAACGTAACTTGGGAGGGAGGTCGGAATCTGCTTCGAATTTTACAGACCCCAATTCGAGGCCCGCGAAATCAAAGAGTTTCGGGTCCAACAGATGCGACGGCCGCGCGTTCATCAGGGCTCGGAACATGACCTGGCGACGTCCCGGACTGTTCTTTTCCCATTGGTCCAGAATCTGCTTTACCTGTTGGCGTTGCAGCCCGTCTTGCGACCCACAAAGATCGCAAGGGATAATCGGATAACCCATCGCCTTGGCGAATTTCTCGCAATCCTCTTCGGCCACATGCGCAAGGGGGCGATAAACAAAGAGGTCGCCTTCTTCGTTAACGAGCTTTGGCGGCATTGTCGCCAAACGGCCTCCGTGAAAGAGGTTCATAAAGAAGGTCTCGAGAATGTCATCGCGGTGATGGCCCAAAACGACAGCCGAGCAGCCTTCTTCGCGCGCGATCCTGTAGAGGTTGCCGCGCCGAAGCCTTGAGCAGAGCGCACAATATGTGCGGCCCGCCGGCACCTTGTCTTTTACGATGGAATAGGTGTCCTGATATTCAATCCGGTGCTCAACGCCCATGCGTTCCAGAAATTCAGGAAGGACGGTGGCTGGAAAGCCCGGTTGTCCCTGATCAAGATTGCAAGCAAGGATATCGACAGGCAACAGTCCACGCCATTTGAGCTCGTGCAGTACGGCCAAAAGCGTGTAGCTGTCTTTGCCACCTGACAAGCAAACCAGCCAGCGTGCGCCACGTTCTATCCATCCGTATTGTTCGATCGCTTCGCGCGTATAGCGCACGATCCGTTTGCGCAGCTTCTTGAAGCTCGCGGATGATGGCGCGCCGGCAAACAGTGGGTGAATATCGTCTTTATCTTCGTCAAGCATGTGCCGCATATGCCAAAGTTTCATTGCTGAGAAAAGCAGGAAACACAGCGGTTGCTAAGAGTGCCAAGACGTACCCCTCGATCTGGGTGATTGGAGACTTAAATGAACCGCGAACTGCTAGGTCGTCTTTTGCTGTCGGTCTTTGACGCAATATACGTGATCAACCTCGTATCGCGCCCCGATCGCTTGCGGGACATCAAGGTCCAGCTGTCGCGGTTGGGTTTGAGTTTCGACGACCCGAAGGTGGTTTTGTTTCCTGCCTCGCGGCCAGTCACCTCCGGCGATTTCCCGACGCGCGGCGCGAAAGGATGCTTCGAAAGCCATTTAGCAATATTGCGAGACCTTGAAACGAGAGGGCTAAACCGCGTTTTGATCCTCGAAGACGACGCGGACTTTTCAAGCAATATAGACGAAATACTTTTCCCGCTGCTGAGAGATCTTTCCCAGAGCGAATGGGACATATTCCTGGGGTATCCGCCGGATGGCTTTCGGCCTTCGAACTCAGGACTTGCGCGGCTTCCTGCTGATGTGCCGTCTGTTAAGCTTCACTGCTATGGCGTCACAAAGGACGCCGCCCATTTAGCAGTTCCATTCCTGGAGAAAATTTACATGCGACCTGGAGGCCATCCCCTCGGAGGCGCAATGCATGTGGATGGCGCCTACAATTGGTTTCGAAAAGCATATCCCGACGTAAGAACGCTTATATCCATGACGCCAATTGCACATCAGAGGTCATCTAAAACCGACATACATCCGCTGAGTTGGTTTGACCGGTGGCCCATCCTGAAAGATGCGACAAAGTCTCTAAGACGGCTTCGTGTTGCTTTAAATTCGACCAAGCTCTTTTAGCTGACGCTGCAGGCTGGTGGCTTCGGGCGCTCCAATATCCAACGCAAAGACATAGGCATGCGTGAGATAGAATGCTTTAGCGTCTATCGCTGCGGCGCATTCCGCCGCCTCAGTATAGAGCGCGACCAGAGCGGGTTTGTCGTCCCGCTCGTGCGCTTTCAAAAGCCGCGCGTCTAAGGTGCTCATTCCGCCGCGATTTTCTGGCGACGTTTGGCGATTTTCTCGGCGACCCATTGGTGGAACAGATGGGTCGGCCCGTCCATCGCAGGTGAGAACCGTCCGCCGTCAAAACCCGGCGCATGGCGGCCGCGCTGCATGCCTTCGACCACAAAGACGTCCTCTTCAAAGACCACTTTCCACTGCGCCGCGTTTTTGGCGCGCAGGGCCTCATCGGTGTCCTCTTCGGAATAATAGAGGTGAATATGTTCCGCCGTCTGATCCATGGCCTTGGGTTCCAGAATAATCGCGAACGCATGATCGCGCTGGGCGCCGAGCATCACATTGGGGAAGACTGTGATATATTCCGCGCCTTCGTTCCATTTGTCTGAAAGCCCAGGAAAATCCGGGAAGACCTCACCGTTCTCGCCTTCGATCTGACGATAGACCAAGGTGCCTTGG
This is a stretch of genomic DNA from Cognatishimia activa. It encodes these proteins:
- the argB gene encoding acetylglutamate kinase codes for the protein MRTQNMNRDWIATARTLSSALPYMQRYTGATVVIKLGGHAMGSDEAMEEFARDVVLMQMVGIQPVVVHGGGPMINAMLDKLEIKSEFVNGKRVTDKATVEVVEMVLSGTVNKRIVQAINMAGGKAVGLSGKDANLMICDQTNPDLGFVGTPSYMNPTVLQDMAANGTIPVIAPLGAGRDGETFNVNGDTAAGAIAGALKADRLLLLTDVSGVKNKDGEVITELSAQMIRDFIEDGTIAGGMIPKTETALDAIKDGVRAVVILDGRAPNACLLELFTDHGAGSLIRA
- the yihA gene encoding ribosome biogenesis GTP-binding protein YihA/YsxC, which gives rise to MQLPFPIVEEPDEISREKGRKLFVGSNADFLKGVVAMNGLPADDRIEVCFAGRSNVGKSSLINALTGRKGLARASNTPGRTQEINFFTLTESHYLVDLPGYGFANAPLAVVEKWQRLLKQYLQGRVGLRRAFVLIDSRHGVKDVDEEIMSLLDSAAVTFQVVMTKADKVKEKDRAKIMDQVRSKLSKHPAAFPEIVLTSSEKGDGIPTLRALIANLI
- a CDS encoding MOSC domain-containing protein, with the translated sequence MTLTVTSLWRHPIKAHGREEVSEVTLVPGQSMPGDRLWAVAHEAAKLDGTNWVRCTNFTRAAGSPKLMAITCKTEAHQLRLSHPDLDDLLFDPNADQATFLEWVMPLMPEGRAKPVKLIEASEQGFTDSSWPSLTLCNHASHKAVEAQLGKDLSIHRWRGNIWFDGLPAWEELDWVGRDLRLGDAVVSVRERTERCMATTSNPDTGERDADTLGALQTFGHKDFSVKIAVTQGGLVRVGDKLGLI
- the yidC gene encoding membrane protein insertase YidC, producing the protein MDDNNKNLILATGLSLAVLLVWMYFFPPAEPPVTEDPNATTATQTATPTAAAPVSTTSTGETTQAEAPAVQVETVAIETARLKGSISLQGGRINDLSLKDYRETQAPDADIVHLFKPRTEPGGYYALYGWAPGAGLSLDEVPGANTIWSLETGDALTETSPIILAWDNGAGLTFRREVSVDANYMFSVKQTVENTGAGTVSLAPYGILARHGEPVDLKNFFILHEGLISMTDSELTETSYDNMVDFEFNQTEGAKAESISVAENGWIGFTDHYWMATLIPSQNSGFKAVGKYDDRRGIYQAEAVMPTQTIAAGQTITVDSQLFAGAKEWATIRAYEREGGITGFLDSIDWGWFFFLTKPIFALLHYLNELIGNMGWAIIGLTVIIKIVLFPLAYRSYASMAKMKELQPQMEKLKEAAGDDRQKMQQSMMELYKKEKVNPAAGCLPILLQIPIFFSLYKVIFVTLELRHAPWVGWITDLSAPDPSSILNLFGLLNYATPSPDSFFFIFSLGVLPIILGVSMWLQQKLNPAPTDPTQQMIFAWMPWVFMFMLGSFASGLVVYWIANNLITFIQQYSIMRIHGYKPDVFGNIKSGFKRKPKEEK
- a CDS encoding putative bifunctional diguanylate cyclase/phosphodiesterase — translated: MGQILKLNDLISSVQSLVAKIDARLLVFCIVPLSAIAYQLGGTLGFFMSGLLLPFAFLAFRQAQSVSVIAANGDGLTGLPTPAQLEALTDDWPEKLSLHHQKTACFIVQVDRLPDFLSRHGDTAGFQLQRSLADRLTHVLRDGDLITRIAEGSFKCMLHPVKHLDLEICIHMANRIKSALESPVLIDGNSTRVTVSVGFCISGQMQDHALSALEEGAAIALSAALRASNSSIRAFSPALLLKHQSRKKICEEARDALANNEVIAWFQPQVSTETGAITGFEALARWNHPQHGIMPPGDFLDTLAEFGQLEQLSEEMLRQSISALHDWDLKGHHVARVGINFSGDELHNPMLAERIGWELERHEIPARRIGIEVLESVIAGTPDGVVARNLRDLSKMGCLIDLDDFGTGHASISSVQRFSANRLKIDRSFVKEVDRNQDQQKLIAAIVTMAEQLGIETLAEGVETAGEHTMLAQLGCGHVQGYGIARPMPLKDTIPWMRAHAKKLSSLPSLDRKTG
- the ttcA gene encoding tRNA 2-thiocytidine(32) synthetase TtcA yields the protein MLDEDKDDIHPLFAGAPSSASFKKLRKRIVRYTREAIEQYGWIERGARWLVCLSGGKDSYTLLAVLHELKWRGLLPVDILACNLDQGQPGFPATVLPEFLERMGVEHRIEYQDTYSIVKDKVPAGRTYCALCSRLRRGNLYRIAREEGCSAVVLGHHRDDILETFFMNLFHGGRLATMPPKLVNEEGDLFVYRPLAHVAEEDCEKFAKAMGYPIIPCDLCGSQDGLQRQQVKQILDQWEKNSPGRRQVMFRALMNARPSHLLDPKLFDFAGLELGSVKFEADSDLPPKLR
- a CDS encoding glycosyltransferase family 25 protein; translated protein: MNRELLGRLLLSVFDAIYVINLVSRPDRLRDIKVQLSRLGLSFDDPKVVLFPASRPVTSGDFPTRGAKGCFESHLAILRDLETRGLNRVLILEDDADFSSNIDEILFPLLRDLSQSEWDIFLGYPPDGFRPSNSGLARLPADVPSVKLHCYGVTKDAAHLAVPFLEKIYMRPGGHPLGGAMHVDGAYNWFRKAYPDVRTLISMTPIAHQRSSKTDIHPLSWFDRWPILKDATKSLRRLRVALNSTKLF